One Anolis carolinensis isolate JA03-04 chromosome 5, rAnoCar3.1.pri, whole genome shotgun sequence DNA segment encodes these proteins:
- the nat8 gene encoding N-acetyltransferase 8 isoform X1, which produces MGDYTIRSYEDGDYQAARSIFSEGITEHAPAGFWHVLRSPQTHGLLLGLFLATYGISSSFLFSFAVVSALLAIGWIRIKAVWRDYVEAALKSDMLDIQRTYLDTTDCHFWVVERGREVVGTVAVLHPEDPALQGRALELKRMSVKKGHRGRGLSKALTKAVLRFAQEHGYKEVVLSTTMVQYAAQRLYEGMGFQRVKELCPFLSAKLLQFYIYVYRYEIPGPR; this is translated from the coding sequence ATGGGTGACTACACCATTCGCAGCTATGAGGACGGAGACTATCAGGCTGCGCGATCCATATTCTCAGAAGGCATCACCGAACATGCTCCAGCCGGTTTCTGGCACGTCCTGCGCAGCCCCCAGACGCACGGGCTCCTCCTGGGCCTCTTCCTGGCAACGTATGGGATCTCCagctccttccttttctcctttgcaGTCGTATCTGCCCTCTTGGCCATTGGCTGGATCCGCATAAAGGCCGTATGGAGGGACTACGTTGAGGCGGCCTTGAAGAGTGACATGCTGGACATCCAGAGGACCTACCTGGACACCACGGACTGCCACTTCTGGGTGGTGGAGCGTGGCAGGGAAGTGGTGGGGACCGTGGCGGTTCTGCACCCGGAGGACCCCGCATTGCAAGGCCGGGCGCTGGAGCTGAAGCGCATGTCGGTGAAGAAGGGCCACCGGGGCCGGGGTCTCTCCAAGGCCCTCACCAAGGCCGTCCTGCGCTTTGCCCAGGAGCACGGATACAAGGAGGTGGTGCTGAGTACCACCATGGTGCAGTACGCGGCACAGCGGCTGTACGAGGGCATGGGCTTCCAAAGGGTCAAGGAGTTGTGCCCCTTCCTGTCTGCGAAGCTGCTGCAGTTCTACATCTACGTCTATCGATACGAGATCCCAGGACCTCGCTGA
- the pced1a gene encoding PC-esterase domain-containing protein 1A isoform X2, translated as MKAKGELHFENDCLLEGGLLGGLHNGTNYREVRQFHQRHHLVRFYFLTRVYSPYLESILDHLQTGPQPDLVILNSCVWDVSRYGPSSMKKYRTNLEMAFNRLDAALSPSCLVIWNMTMPLGPKVTGGFLIPELQHLSQTLRNDIIEGNFYGATLAGLHLFDVVDLHYHFRFDLGNRVKDGVHWNNVVHRRITHLLLAHVADAWGVIIPEKKIRGDLMQDRKPPMTFNFQPGQLLSHGPSWRFPEDRNTHQPHPDFFAFHDDSLLVPTGDGLNESFSGFTSFEESGLPPFHLDAVALDRFCHFERVDPSFFRYDAENVPPRPGRRRKRAPRGPEPRHNLVMRPQSFYAQDYSPYKRGRGATYERYWS; from the exons GGGGAACTCCACTTCGAAAACGACTGCTTGCTGGAAGGTGGTCTGCTGGGTGGCCTTCACAATGGGACAAACTACCGGGAGGTGCGCCAGTTCCACCAGCGCCACCATCTCGTGCGCTTCTACTTCCTCACCAGGGTCTATTCACCCTACCTGGAAAGCATCTTGGACCACTTGCAGACCGGGCCACAGCCGGACCTCGTCATCCTCAACTCTTGCGTCTGGGATGTCTCAAG ATACGGCCCGTCCTCCATGAAGAAATACCGCACAAACCTGGAGATGGCCTTCAACAGGTTGGATGCCGCGTTGTCCCCATCCTGCCTGGTCATCTGGAACATGACGATGCCCCTGGGCCCCAAGGTGACGGGCGGATTCCTCATCCCAGAG ctcCAGCACTTGAGCCAGACCCTGCGCAACGACATCATTGAGGGCAACTTCTATGGCGCCACCTTGGCTGGCCTCCACCTCTTTGACGTGGTGGACCTCCACTACCACTTCCGCTTCGACCTGGGCAACCGGGTGAAGGACGGCGTCCACTGGAACAACGTGGTGCACCGCAGGATCACCCACTTGCTCTTGGCCCACGTGGCCGACGCTTGGGGAGTCATCATCCCGGAGAAGAAGATACGGGGAG ATCTGATGCAGGACAGGAAGCCACCCATGACCTTCAACTTCCAGCCTGGGCAGCTGTTGTCACATGGTCCTTCCTGGAGATTCCCAGAGGATCGCAACACCCATCAGCCTCATCCTGACTTCTTTGCATTTCATGACGATTCCCTCCTCGTTCCTACTGGCGATGGTTTAAACGAATCTTTCTCGGGATTCACCAGCTTTGAGGAGTCCGGTCTTCCACCGTTCCACCTGGATG CTGTCGCCCTGGACCGCTTCTGCCACTTCGAGAGGGTGGACCCCAGCTTCTTCCGCTACGATGCCGAAAACGTTCCCCCGAGGCCCGGCCGCCGGCGCAAGAGGGCTCCCCGTGGCCCTGAGCCCCGCCACAACCTGGTCATGCGCCCACAGTCCTTCTACGCCCAGGACTACAGCCCTTATAAGAGGGGCCGCGGAGCCACCTACGAGCGCTATTGGAGCTAG